The Methylomonas montana genome has a window encoding:
- a CDS encoding ankyrin repeat domain-containing protein: MPKLFICHASEDKKAIAGPLAEQLRQAGYQVWYDEYALKLGDSLRRSIDKGLAEADYGIVILSPAFFAKAWTSLELGGLTALDVQCKNAILPVWHRVNRADVERFSPMLADKLSISTDGGVAAVVAGIQRAVQGMPPAPKKRKRFPVISVRAILVSVFLMILGVGAVQLYSKMLAPQLAKAKLDALPLAYTPGVFIENAIQGNLGAVSLFLQAGMNPNIHASLVIINAPEDGTALMFAAYRGHIEVMQALLNAHADVNERNDNGDSALDWAAYGRHPEAIQVLLNAGIDNKLKDEAVGIAVRSGSMEILHLLLESGAKLDRAKAQDLLSGAVSYNHNPEIVKFLLSFGIDINAKISDGNSALHYAARDENSLPTLSVLLAHGANINARNDNGETPIMDADSPTVLRVLIAGGADVNAKDNRGNSVLTAFFGRNIAKNDLEQIIKTLIERGADVNALVKEPPISPLIELLSRQDYDDLWLLNLLIDNGADVNFKDDQGFTPLMSVLMYFSDLWGEEDYEWLIAKVSKLLEKGAKVQDRAADGKTALKLAEKLPKGTKTRVLKLLQNRI; this comes from the coding sequence ATGCCCAAACTGTTTATCTGCCATGCCTCGGAAGACAAAAAAGCCATTGCCGGGCCGCTTGCGGAACAATTGCGACAGGCCGGCTATCAGGTTTGGTACGACGAATACGCGTTAAAACTGGGCGACAGCTTGCGGCGCTCTATAGACAAGGGGCTGGCCGAAGCCGATTATGGCATCGTGATTTTGAGTCCGGCGTTTTTTGCCAAAGCCTGGACCAGTCTGGAATTGGGCGGTTTAACGGCGTTGGACGTGCAGTGCAAAAATGCGATTCTGCCGGTCTGGCATCGAGTCAATCGCGCCGATGTCGAGCGGTTTTCGCCGATGCTGGCGGACAAATTGAGTATTTCGACAGACGGTGGCGTGGCGGCAGTGGTCGCCGGCATTCAGCGGGCGGTACAGGGCATGCCGCCGGCACCCAAAAAGCGTAAACGATTTCCGGTTATTTCTGTTCGTGCCATCCTGGTTTCGGTTTTTTTGATGATTCTGGGAGTCGGTGCGGTTCAGCTGTATTCGAAAATGCTGGCGCCACAACTGGCCAAGGCCAAGCTCGATGCGCTGCCTTTGGCATATACGCCCGGAGTCTTTATTGAAAATGCCATTCAAGGGAATCTTGGGGCCGTCAGTTTGTTTCTGCAGGCGGGTATGAATCCGAATATCCATGCGTCTTTGGTCATCATCAATGCGCCCGAAGACGGCACGGCGCTGATGTTTGCCGCCTACAGGGGGCATATTGAAGTCATGCAAGCCCTGTTAAATGCGCATGCCGATGTCAATGAACGCAATGACAACGGTGATAGCGCTCTGGATTGGGCGGCTTATGGTCGACATCCGGAAGCGATTCAGGTTTTGCTGAATGCCGGTATCGATAACAAACTGAAGGACGAAGCCGTTGGTATTGCCGTAAGAAGCGGAAGTATGGAAATATTGCACCTACTTTTGGAGAGCGGGGCTAAGTTGGATCGGGCAAAGGCTCAGGATTTACTCAGCGGTGCGGTGAGTTATAACCATAACCCGGAAATCGTGAAATTCCTGCTCTCCTTCGGTATCGATATAAATGCCAAAATTTCTGACGGCAATAGCGCGTTGCACTATGCGGCCCGAGATGAAAACTCCTTGCCTACTCTTTCTGTGCTATTGGCGCATGGTGCGAATATCAATGCCCGGAATGACAACGGCGAGACGCCGATCATGGACGCGGACTCCCCGACGGTGTTGCGAGTCTTGATTGCCGGCGGCGCGGATGTCAACGCCAAGGACAATCGGGGCAATTCCGTGCTGACAGCGTTTTTCGGCAGAAATATTGCAAAAAACGATCTGGAACAGATCATTAAGACCTTGATCGAGCGTGGCGCCGACGTGAATGCGCTGGTTAAAGAGCCGCCGATCAGTCCTCTGATTGAACTGTTGTCGCGCCAGGACTATGACGATCTATGGCTGCTCAATTTGCTGATCGACAATGGCGCGGACGTGAATTTTAAAGACGATCAGGGCTTTACGCCATTGATGAGTGTGTTGATGTATTTTTCCGACCTATGGGGTGAAGAAGATTATGAATGGCTGATTGCCAAGGTGAGCAAGTTGCTGGAAAAGGGTGCAAAAGTTCAAGACAGGGCCGCGGACGGTAAGACGGCACTGAAGCTCGCCGAAAAATTACCCAAGGGTACCAAAACCCGCGTGTTGAAATTGCTGCAAAACCGAATCTAA